One window of Mesorhizobium loti R88b genomic DNA carries:
- a CDS encoding ABC transporter substrate-binding protein gives MTKRSDIDLLRNQSTRGQNGDIWNVAVDEYAQGFLKRRDLLKYAALLGLTGFAASQGLFTSGARAATAGGTVRVGLGQPTKAIDPVTITDPASIGVLSQVGEYLILDDPKDGLQPKLALSWEADETAKRWTFKLRPGVKFHDGRSVTAKDVVASFERLVDPASGSSALSAYKGILSKGGAKVVDDETVAFDLDQSNGNFPFYVSSDVYNAVILPADYAGDFEKNFNGTGPFKLDSFRPKQGASFVRNPDYWGDKALPDRVEIKFFDDEQAQVLALQAGQLDVIPSTTRLELAIEGNPNFKLLSVQASSHDPAHLRTDQAPFTDKRVRRALALTIDREAVVKGLLKDRAVVGNDTPFAPIFPSADPSVPQRKQDIAEAKRLLGEAGVPNGFEVTLTTERAYDIPDYAVIIQNFAKKAGIDIKLNVLPQDAYYGSATFGSSPWLDSNLGITDFGHRGTPDIFLNATLKSSGAWNAAHFNNPDYDALLLDYGKARDLQAQRVAAGKIQNLLLDETPLIISYFSQYSRIVSSKVEGVRFTAISHLLLDKVSFV, from the coding sequence ATGACAAAGCGTTCCGACATCGATTTGCTGCGCAACCAGTCGACGCGTGGCCAAAATGGCGACATCTGGAATGTCGCGGTGGATGAATATGCGCAAGGGTTCCTCAAGCGTCGCGACCTCCTGAAATACGCCGCACTCCTCGGTCTCACCGGCTTTGCCGCCTCGCAAGGCCTGTTCACATCAGGCGCACGCGCGGCAACCGCCGGCGGCACGGTCCGCGTCGGCCTCGGTCAGCCGACCAAGGCGATCGATCCCGTCACCATCACCGATCCGGCCAGCATCGGCGTGCTCAGCCAGGTCGGTGAATACCTGATCCTCGATGATCCCAAGGACGGGCTGCAGCCGAAGCTTGCATTGTCCTGGGAAGCCGACGAGACGGCCAAGCGCTGGACCTTCAAGCTGCGGCCGGGCGTCAAGTTCCACGATGGCCGCAGTGTCACCGCAAAGGATGTGGTGGCGAGCTTCGAACGGCTGGTCGATCCGGCCAGCGGCTCGTCGGCGCTGTCGGCCTACAAGGGCATCCTGTCCAAGGGCGGCGCCAAGGTTGTCGACGACGAGACGGTCGCCTTCGATCTCGACCAGTCGAACGGCAATTTCCCGTTCTATGTTTCCTCCGACGTCTACAATGCCGTCATCCTGCCGGCCGACTATGCCGGCGACTTCGAGAAGAATTTCAACGGCACCGGCCCGTTCAAACTGGACTCCTTCCGCCCCAAGCAAGGCGCCAGCTTCGTGCGCAATCCGGATTATTGGGGCGACAAAGCGCTGCCCGACCGCGTCGAGATCAAGTTCTTCGACGACGAGCAGGCGCAGGTGCTGGCGCTGCAGGCGGGCCAGCTCGACGTCATTCCCAGCACAACGCGCCTGGAACTGGCGATCGAAGGCAATCCGAACTTCAAGCTGCTCAGCGTGCAGGCGAGCTCGCATGACCCGGCGCATCTGCGCACCGACCAGGCGCCGTTCACCGACAAGCGCGTTCGCCGCGCGCTGGCGCTGACCATCGACCGCGAGGCCGTGGTCAAGGGTCTGCTCAAGGACCGTGCCGTCGTCGGCAACGACACGCCGTTCGCCCCGATCTTCCCCTCGGCCGATCCGTCGGTGCCGCAGCGCAAGCAGGACATTGCCGAGGCCAAGCGCCTGCTGGGCGAAGCCGGCGTGCCCAATGGCTTCGAGGTGACGCTGACCACCGAGCGCGCCTATGACATTCCCGACTATGCCGTGATCATCCAGAACTTCGCCAAGAAGGCCGGCATCGACATCAAGCTCAACGTGCTGCCGCAGGATGCCTATTACGGCTCGGCGACATTCGGCAGCTCGCCGTGGCTCGATTCCAATCTCGGCATCACCGATTTCGGCCATCGCGGCACGCCCGACATCTTCCTCAACGCGACGCTGAAGAGCTCGGGCGCCTGGAACGCGGCGCATTTCAACAACCCGGACTATGATGCGCTGCTGCTCGACTACGGCAAGGCGCGCGACCTGCAGGCGCAGCGGGTTGCCGCCGGCAAGATCCAGAACCTGCTGCTCGACGAGACGCCGCTGATCATCAGCTATTTCTCGCAGTACAGCCGTATCGTCTCCTCGAAGGTCGAAGGCGTGCGCTTCACCGCGATCTCGCACCTGCTGCTCGACAAAGTGTCGTTCGTTTGA
- a CDS encoding ABC transporter permease, with protein sequence MSGIASIAIVRPVAARAGSLLLTLWLVSALVFLAGQVLPGDVGRVMLGPFADAQSVAELNHKLGTDQPILLQYWHWFSRAITGDFGDSLSMRAPVVPFVLQGIRNSAALAGVVLLFLVPIGIGAGVAAGLRAGSLIDKLIVLTGVSLSIVPDFVSGLLLLMVFGLWLAWFPITGAAPDGAGFWTSSYYLILPALPLVLNLIGYVARMTRAGVIEARAADYTRTAILKGLSPSQVLFKHVLRNALVPTVAVIATQSGFLLGGLVVIEALFGIQGLGNLVLSAAKARDFPMLEAGVLVMATIFVSTAAIGDFLQALLDPRQRRRSAP encoded by the coding sequence TTGAGCGGCATCGCCTCGATCGCGATCGTCCGGCCCGTGGCGGCACGCGCAGGCTCGCTGCTGCTCACGCTGTGGCTCGTCAGCGCACTGGTCTTCCTCGCCGGGCAGGTGCTGCCCGGCGATGTCGGCCGTGTCATGCTCGGCCCGTTCGCCGATGCGCAGTCGGTCGCTGAGCTCAATCACAAGCTCGGCACCGACCAGCCAATTCTTCTGCAATACTGGCACTGGTTCAGCCGGGCGATCACAGGGGATTTCGGCGACTCGCTGTCGATGCGCGCGCCGGTGGTGCCGTTCGTCCTGCAAGGCATCCGCAATTCCGCGGCACTCGCCGGCGTCGTGCTGCTGTTCCTGGTGCCGATCGGCATCGGCGCCGGTGTTGCCGCCGGCTTGCGGGCCGGCAGTCTCATCGACAAGCTGATCGTACTGACCGGCGTCTCGCTGTCGATCGTGCCCGACTTCGTCTCGGGCCTGTTGCTGCTGATGGTCTTCGGCCTTTGGCTGGCCTGGTTTCCGATCACCGGTGCGGCGCCGGATGGGGCCGGCTTCTGGACGAGCAGCTACTATCTCATCCTGCCGGCGCTGCCGCTGGTGCTGAACCTGATCGGCTATGTCGCGCGCATGACCAGGGCAGGGGTGATCGAGGCGCGCGCGGCCGACTATACGCGCACCGCGATCCTCAAGGGCTTGAGCCCGTCCCAGGTTCTGTTCAAGCATGTGCTGCGCAACGCGCTGGTGCCGACGGTGGCGGTCATCGCCACGCAGAGTGGCTTCCTGCTTGGCGGGCTGGTGGTGATCGAGGCGCTGTTCGGCATCCAGGGCCTCGGCAATCTGGTGCTGAGTGCCGCCAAGGCACGCGACTTCCCGATGCTGGAGGCCGGCGTGCTGGTGATGGCAACGATTTTCGTGTCGACAGCGGCGATCGGCGACTTCCTGCAGGCACTGCTCGATCCGCGCCAGCGACGGCGGAGTGCGCCATGA